A stretch of Malus sylvestris chromosome 11, drMalSylv7.2, whole genome shotgun sequence DNA encodes these proteins:
- the LOC126589756 gene encoding E3 ubiquitin-protein ligase RSL1-like isoform X4: MATQTLDSDHEKRPIMDYRTDGDDLDNILSEQRRELMAAQTLDSDLEMAFKLQMQEAMTASLALVPSSSSHNSPPPSPPHECSNDAVLDIAAALMLEDVERFAQELQDHERTVLEMMKAKDDLSRRIHDQKFAVELRDVPEDYWAQHGEYYQRPYCTDGASSSKPAVVVETENLRLYCKGLVSEEMVRDVKSVVAGVGVAICDPMDNLIFEARKNLEAVVDGVMLSNEAAELEAIIEGLNNALTLDLEAVTFFCDDYMIYRYVTNRVQPGNSKVATLVNQVALLQKKFEYCSPSLVARSDIKFALKIAREAIVSQITWHAETSEGKSLKETCVICFEEIDVTEMFTIDGCLHRYCFSCMKQHVEVKFLNGMVAGCPHEGCKTEVNIDSCAKFLAPKLVEAISQRIKESAIPVTDKVYCPNPRCSALMSNNEVLEYTKTSFVGAEKSGARRCKKCLYYFCINCKVPWHFNMNCYDYKLLNPNPCPEDQLLNSLAKKKHWRQCIKCSNMVELAEGCYHITCRCGYEFCYTCGAEWKNKKATCKCKIWDERNIIREQPQR; the protein is encoded by the exons ATGGCGACCCAAACTCTAGATTCCGATCACGAAAAGAGGCCCATCATGGATTATCGTACGGACGGAGACGAC CTCGACAATATTCTCTCCGAGCAACGCAGGGAGCTCATGGCGGCCCAAACTCTAGACTCCGACCTCGAAATGGCCTTCAAGCTCCAAATGCAGGAAGCCATGACCGCCTCTCTCGCCCTCGTACCCTCTTCGAGCTCGCACAACTCTCCACCGCCGTCGCCGCCTCACGAATGCTCAAACGACGCCGTCTTGGACATAGCCGCCGCTCTGATGCTCGAGGACGTCGAGCGATTCGCTCAGGAGCTCCAGGACCACGAACGCACGGTATTGGAAATGATGAAGGCGAAAGACGATCTCAGCCGTCGGATTCACGATCAGAAGTTCGCCGTCGAACTCCGCGACGTGCCCGAGGACTATTGGGCCCAGCACGGCGAGTATTACCAGCGTCCGTACTGTACGGACGGCGCGTCATCATCAAAACCTGCGGTGGTGGTGGAGACTGAGAATTTGAGGCTGTATTGCAAGGGTTTGGTGAGCGAGGAGATGGTTAGGGATGTCAAGTCCGTGGTGGCCGGGGTGGGTGTCGCGATCTGCGACCCGATGGACAATCTAATATTCGAGGCGAGGAAGAATCTGGAGGCGGTGGTTGACGGCGTCATGCTGAGCAATGAGGCGGCGGAGCTCGAGGCCATCATTGAAGGGCTTAACAATGCTCTCACTCTTGACTTGGAAGCTGTGACCTTTTTCTGTGATGACTACATGATTTACCGATAT GTCACAAACAGAGTGCAACCTGGAAATAGCAAGGTTGCAACGTTAGTTAATCAAGTGGCTCTTCTACAGAAAAAATTTGAATATTGCAGCCCTTCTCTTGTGGCTCGTAGTGACATTAAGTTTGCACTTAAGATTGCAAGGGAGGCTATTGTTTCTCAGATCACCTGGCACGCAGAAACTAGTGAAGGAAAGAGTTTGAAGGAGACTTGTGTAATTTGCTTTGAAGAAATTGATGTTACTGAAATGTTTACAATCGATGGTTGTCTACACAGGTATTGCTTCTCTTGTATGAAACAACATGTGGAAGTAAAGTTTCTGAATGGGATGGTGGCAGGGTGCCCTCATGAAGGCTGTAAAACTGAGGTGAATATTGATAGCTGTGCAAAATTCTTGGCACCTAAACTAGTCGAGGCTATTAGCCAAAGAATCAAGGAATCTGCTATACCTGTTACGGACAAGGTTTATTGCCCAAATCCGAGGTGCTCTGCATTAATGTCTAACAACGAGGTCTTAGAATATACCAAAACTTCTTTTGTCGGTGCTGAGAAATCTGGAGCCAGGAGATGCAAGAAATGTCTTTACTATTTTTGTATCAATTGCAAGGTTCCTTGGCACTTCAATATGAACTGCTATGACTATAAGCTATTAAATCCCAATCCCTGCCCAGAAGATCAATTGCTGAACTCACTGGCTAAGAAGAAACACTGGCGTCAGTGCATCAAGTGCAGCAATATGGTCGAACTCGCAGAAGGTTGTTACCACATAACTTGCAG ATGTGGATACGAGTTTTGCTATACTTGTGGTGCTGAATGGAAGAACAAGAAAGCAACGTGTAAATGTAAAATCTGGGATGAGCGTAACATCATACGTGAACAGCCACAGCGATGA
- the LOC126589756 gene encoding E3 ubiquitin-protein ligase RSL1-like isoform X2, which translates to MAAQTLDSDHEKRPIMDDRTDGDDLDNILSEQRRELMAAQTLDSDFEMAFKLQMQEAMIASLALVPSSSSHNSPPPSPPHECSNDAVLDIAAALMLEDVERFAQELQDHERTVLEMMKAKEDLSRRIHDQKFAVELRDVPEDYWAQHGEYYQRPYCTDGASSSKPALVVETENLRLYCKGLVSEEMVRDVKSVVAGVGVAICDPMDNLIFEARKNLEAVVDGVMLSNEAAELEAIIEGLNNALTLDLEAVTFFCDDYMIYQYVTNRVQPGNSKVATLVNQVALLQKKFEYCSPSLVARSDIKFALKIAREAIVSQITWHAETSEGKSLKETCVICFEEIDVTEMFTIDGCLHRYCFSCMKQHVEVKFLNGMVAGCPHEGCKTEVNIDSCAKFLAPKLVEAISQRIKESAIPVTDKVYCPNPRCSALMSNNEVLEYTKTSFVGAEKSGARRCKKCLYYFCINCKVPWHFNMNCYDYKLLNPNPCPEDQLLNSLAKKKHWRQCIKCSNMVELAEGCYHITCRCGYEFCYTCGAEWKNKKATCKCKIWDERNIIREQPQR; encoded by the exons ATGGCGGCCCAAACTCTGGACTCCGATCACGAAAAGAGGCCGATCATGGATGATCGTACGGACGGAGACGACCTCGACAATATTCTCTCCGAGCAACGCAGGGAGCTCATGGCGGCCCAAACTCTAGACTCCGACTTCGAAATGGCCTTCAAGCTCCAAATGCAGGAAGCCATGATCGCCTCTCTCGCCCTCGTACCCTCTTCGAGCTCGCACAACTCTCCACCGCCGTCGCCGCCTCACGAATGCTCAAACGACGCCGTCTTGGACATAGCCGCCGCTCTGATGCTCGAGGACGTCGAGCGATTCGCTCAGGAGCTCCAGGACCACGAACGCACGGTATTGGAAATGATGAAGGCGAAAGAGGATCTCAGCCGTCGGATTCACGATCAGAAGTTCGCCGTCGAACTCCGCGACGTGCCCGAGGACTATTGGGCCCAGCACGGCGAGTATTACCAGCGTCCGTACTGTACGGACGGCGCGTCATCATCAAAACCTGCGCTGGTGGTGGAGACTGAGAATTTGAGGCTGTATTGCAAGGGTTTGGTGAGCGAGGAGATGGTTAGGGATGTCAAGTCCGTGGTGGCCGGGGTGGGTGTCGCGATCTGCGACCCGATGGACAATCTAATATTCGAGGCGAGGAAGAATCTGGAGGCGGTGGTTGACGGCGTCATGCTGAGCAATGAGGCGGCGGAGCTCGAGGCCATCATTGAAGGGCTTAACAATGCTCTCACTCTTGACTTGGAAGCTGTGACGTTTTTCTGTGATGACTACATGATTTACCAATAT GTCACAAACAGAGTGCAACCTGGAAATAGCAAGGTTGCAACGTTAGTTAATCAAGTGGCTCTTCTACAGAAAAAATTTGAATATTGCAGCCCTTCTCTTGTGGCTCGTAGTGACATTAAGTTTGCACTTAAGATTGCAAGGGAGGCTATTGTTTCTCAGATCACCTGGCACGCAGAAACTAGTGAAGGAAAGAGTTTGAAGGAGACTTGTGTAATTTGCTTTGAAGAAATTGATGTTACTGAAATGTTTACAATCGATGGTTGTCTACACAGGTATTGCTTCTCTTGTATGAAACAACATGTGGAAGTAAAGTTTCTGAATGGGATGGTGGCAGGGTGCCCTCATGAAGGCTGTAAAACTGAGGTGAATATTGATAGCTGTGCAAAATTCTTGGCACCTAAACTAGTCGAGGCTATTAGCCAAAGAATCAAGGAATCTGCTATACCTGTTACGGACAAGGTTTATTGCCCAAATCCGAGGTGCTCTGCATTAATGTCTAACAACGAGGTCTTAGAATATACCAAAACTTCTTTTGTCGGTGCTGAGAAATCTGGAGCCAGGAGATGCAAGAAATGTCTTTACTATTTTTGTATCAATTGCAAGGTTCCTTGGCACTTCAATATGAACTGCTATGACTATAAGCTATTAAATCCCAATCCCTGCCCAGAAGATCAATTGCTGAACTCACTGGCTAAGAAGAAACACTGGCGTCAGTGCATCAAGTGCAGCAATATGGTCGAACTCGCAGAAGGTTGTTACCACATAACTTGCAG ATGTGGATACGAGTTTTGCTATACTTGTGGTGCTGAATGGAAGAACAAGAAAGCAACGTGTAAATGTAAAATCTGGGATGAGCGTAACATCATACGTGAACAGCCACAGCGATGA
- the LOC126589756 gene encoding E3 ubiquitin-protein ligase RSL1-like isoform X5, which yields MAAQTLDSDHEKRPIMDDRTDGDDLDNILSEQRRELMAAQTLDSDFEMAFKLQMQEAMIASLALVPSSSSHNSPPPSPPHECSNDAVLDIAAALMLEDVERFAQELQDHERTVLEMMKAKEDLSRRIHDQKFAVELRDVPEDYWAQHGEYYQRPYCTDGASSSKPALVVETENLRLYCKGLVSEEMVRDVKSVVAGVGVAICDPMDNLIFEARKNLEAVVDGVMLSNEAAELEAIIEGLNNALTLDLEAVTFFCDDYMIYQYVTNRVQPGNSKVATLVNQVALLQKKFEYCSPSLVARSDIKFALKIAREAIVSQITWHAETSEGKSLKETCVICFEEIDVAEMFTIDGCLHRYCFSCMKQHVEVKFLNGMVAGCPHEGCKTEVNIDSCAKFLAPKLVEAISQRIKESAIPVTDKVYCPNPWCSALMSNNEVLEYTKTSFVGAEKSGARRCKKCLYYFCINCKVPWHFNMNCYDYKQLHPNPCPEDQLLNSLAKKKHWRQCIKCSNMVELAEGCYHITCRCGYEFCYTCGAEWKNKKATCKCKIWDEHNIIREQPQ from the exons ATGGCGGCCCAAACTCTGGACTCCGATCACGAAAAGAGGCCGATCATGGATGATCGTACGGACGGAGACGACCTCGACAATATTCTCTCCGAGCAACGCAGGGAGCTCATGGCGGCCCAAACTCTAGACTCCGACTTCGAAATGGCCTTCAAGCTCCAAATGCAGGAAGCCATGATCGCCTCTCTCGCCCTCGTACCCTCTTCGAGCTCGCACAACTCTCCACCGCCGTCGCCGCCTCACGAATGCTCAAACGACGCCGTCTTGGACATAGCCGCCGCTCTGATGCTCGAGGACGTCGAGCGATTCGCTCAGGAGCTCCAGGACCACGAACGCACGGTATTGGAAATGATGAAGGCGAAAGAGGATCTCAGCCGTCGGATTCACGATCAGAAGTTCGCCGTCGAACTCCGCGACGTGCCCGAGGACTATTGGGCCCAGCACGGCGAGTATTACCAGCGTCCGTACTGTACGGACGGCGCGTCATCATCAAAACCTGCGCTGGTGGTGGAGACTGAGAATTTGAGGCTGTATTGCAAGGGTTTGGTGAGCGAGGAGATGGTTAGGGATGTCAAGTCCGTGGTGGCCGGGGTGGGTGTCGCGATCTGCGACCCGATGGACAATCTAATATTCGAGGCGAGGAAGAATCTGGAGGCGGTGGTTGACGGCGTCATGCTGAGCAATGAGGCGGCGGAGCTCGAGGCCATCATTGAAGGGCTTAACAATGCTCTCACTCTTGACTTGGAAGCTGTGACGTTTTTCTGTGATGACTACATGATTTACCAATAT GTCACAAACAGAGTGCAACCTGGAAATAGCAAGGTTGCAACGTTAGTTAATCAAGTGGCTCTTCTACAGAAAAAATTTGAATATTGCAGCCCTTCTCTTGTGGCTCGTAGTGACATTAAGTTTGCACTTAAGATTGCAAGGGAGGCTATTGTTTCTCAGATCACCTGGCACGCAGAAACTAGCGAAGGAAAGAGTTTGAAGGAGACGTGTGTAATTTGCTTTGAAGAAATTGATGTTGCTGAAATGTTTACAATCGATGGTTGTCTACACAGGTATTGCTTCTCTTGTATGAAACAACATGTGGAAGTAAAGTTTCTGAATGGAATGGTGGCAGGGTGCCCTCATGAAGGCTGTAAAACTGAAGTGAATATTGATAGCTGCGCAAAATTCTTGGCACCTAAACTAGTTGAGGCTATTAGCCAAAGAATCAAGGAATCTGCTATACCTGTTACGGACAAGGTTTATTGCCCAAATCCGTGGTGCTCTGCATTAATGTCTAACAACGAGGTCTTAGAATATACCAAAACTTCTTTTGTCGGTGCTGAGAAATCTGGAGCCAGGAGATGCAAGAAATGTCTTTACTATTTTTGTATCAATTGCAAAGTTCCTTGGCACTTCAATATGAACTGCTATGACTACAAGCAATTACATCCCAATCCCTGCCCAGAAGATCAATTGCTGAACTCACTGGCTAAGAAGAAACACTGGCGTCAGTGCATCAAGTGCAGCAATATGGTCGAACTCGCAGAAGGTTGTTACCACATAACTTGCAG ATGTGGATACGAGTTTTGCTATACTTGTGGTGCTGAATGGAAGAACAAGAAAGCAACGTGTAAATGTAAAATCTGGGATGAGCATAACATCATACGTGAACAGCCACAGTGA
- the LOC126591631 gene encoding uncharacterized protein LOC126591631, translated as MSEPDTEPEFYAGRPRPWRPNDLVNVGGSSTGRAVYGAVPGGVAMGPNASEPVPPETLGGLVREFSKAAAEMAVEFGKGCRDIVRQSLGNRDSVLRRSLGTVRESYLGKRVTRLRGKLQFVNEYLPEDKDPIHAWSVIVLVSLLAFAVLYVNTETTPSSPAPEIKKIHIHPPSAARVMLPDGRFMAYKEQGVPADRARFSIIAPHSFLSSRLAGIPGLKVSLLEEFGVRLLTYDLPGFGESDPHPDRNLEFSAMDMLLLADAVGVNDKFWVVGYSSGSMHAWAALRYIPDRLAGAAMFAPMVNPYDSIMNREERRRTWGKWTRSRKFWYFLARRFPRFLSFFYHRSFLSGKHGQIDKWLSLSMGKRDKALMEDPIYEEFWQRDVEESIRQRISKPFVEEAVLQVSNWGFSLADLKLQKKEQGKGVLNWIKSMLSSAQEEYSGFLGPIHIWQGMDDKVAPPSMTDFVHRILPGAAVHKLPYEGHFTYIYFCDECHRQIFTTLFGTPQGPLNFTAEVDETPLEGDTEEQEEEVKLGDSVPALAEA; from the exons ATGTCGGAGCCGGACACTGAACCCGAATTCTACGCGGGCCGACCCAGGCCGTGGCGACCCAATGATCTTGTAAACGTGGGTGGAAGTAGCACGGGAAGGGCAGTGTATGGTGCCGTTCCGGGTGGCGTGGCTATGGGCCCTAATGCGAGCGAGCCGGTTCCGCCGGAGACGCTGGGGGGACTGGTGCGGGAGTTCTCGAAAGCGGCGGCGGAGATGGCGGTGGAGTTCGGGAAAGGGTGCAGGGATATAGTGCGGCAGAGCCTAGGGAATCGGGACTCGGTGTTGCGGAGGAGCTTGGGGACGGTGAGGGAGTCGTACTTGGGGAAGAGAGTGACGCGGCTTCGCGGGAAATTGCAGTTCGTGAACGAGTATCTGCCGGAGGATAAGGACCCGATTCACGCTTGGTCAGTGATCGTGTTGGTCTCGCTTCTTGCTTTTGCAG TGTTGTATGTGAATACCGAAACTACTCCTTCTAGTCCTGCGCCAGAGATTAAGAAGATACACATTCATCCACCGAGCGCTGCCCGCGTAATGCTTCCAGATGGTAGATTCATGGCATACAAGGAGCAAGGTGTTCCAGCTGACAGAGCTAGATTTTCAATCATTGCTCCGCATTCTTTCCTATCATCTCGGCTTGCAG GAATTCCTGGACTAAAGGTTTCCCTGTTAGAAGAGTTTGGCGTTCGCTTGTTGACGTATGATCTTCCTGGGTTCGGAGAGAGTGATCCTCATCCCGACAGAAACCTTGAATTTTCAGCAATGGATATGTTGCTCCTAGCCGATGCTGTTGGTGTCAACGACAAGTTTTGGGTTGTGGGATACTCGAGCGGAAGCATGCATGCTTGGGCAGCACTAAGATACATTCCTGATAGACTTGCAG GTGCAGCCATGTTTGCTCCAATGGTGAATCCGTACGATTCAATCATGAACAGGGAAGAGAGACGCAGGACCTGGGGGAAATGGACGCGAAGCAGAAAATTTTGGTACTTTTTGGCAAGGAGGTTTCCtagatttctttcttttttctatcACAGAAGCTTCTTGTCTGGAAAGCACGGACAAATCGATAAATGGCTGTCATTGTCAATGGGAAAGAGG GATAAAGCTCTGATGGAGGACCCAATCTACGAAGAATTCTGGCAAAGGGATGTGGAAGAATCAATTAGGCAGAGAATCTCGAAACCCTTCGTGGAGGAAGCTGTTTTGCAAGTGTCAAATTGGGGTTTCAGCCTTGCAGACCTCAAATTGCAGAAGAAAGAACAAGGGAAAGGCGTGCTCAATTGGATTAAGTCCATGCTCAGCTCAGCTCAGGAAGAATACAGTGGCTTCCTTGGCCCAATACACATATGGCAG GGGATGGACGATAAGGTTGCCCCACCATCGATGACTGATTTCGTTCACCGGATTTTACCAGGAGCTGCGGTACATAAGCTTCCATACGAGGGCCATTTCACCTACATCTACTTTTGTGATGAATGCCATAGACAGATATTCACTACACTCTTTGGAACACCACAAGGGCCGCTGAACTTCACAGCAGAAGTGGATGAAACACCTCTTGAAGGTGATACTGAAGAGCAGGAAGAAGAGGTAAAGCTTGGTGATTCTGTTCCGGCACTAGCCGAGGCATGA
- the LOC126589756 gene encoding E3 ubiquitin-protein ligase RSL1-like isoform X1, giving the protein MATQTLDSDHEKRPIMDYRTDGDDLDDILSEQRRELMAAQTLDSDPEKRPIMDNHTGGHDLDNILSEQRRELMAAQTLDSDLEMAFKLQMQEAMTASLALVPSSSSHNSPPPSPPHECSNDAVLDIAAALMLEDVERFAQELQDHERTVLEMMKAKDDLSRRIHDQKFAVELRDVPEDYWAQHGEYYQRPYCTDGASSSKPAVVVETENLRLYCKGLVSEEMVRDVKSVVAGVGVAICDPMDNLIFEARKNLEAVVDGVMLSNEAAELEAIIEGLNNALTLDLEAVTFFCDDYMIYRYVTNRVQPGNSKVATLVNQVALLQKKFEYCSPSLVARSDIKFALKIAREAIVSQITWHAETSEGKSLKETCVICFEEIDVTEMFTIDGCLHRYCFSCMKQHVEVKFLNGMVAGCPHEGCKTEVNIDSCAKFLAPKLVEAISQRIKESAIPVTDKVYCPNPRCSALMSNNEVLEYTKTSFVGAEKSGARRCKKCLYYFCINCKVPWHFNMNCYDYKLLNPNPCPEDQLLNSLAKKKHWRQCIKCSNMVELAEGCYHITCRCGYEFCYTCGAEWKNKKATCKCKIWDERNIIREQPQR; this is encoded by the exons ATGGCGACCCAAACTCTAGATTCCGATCACGAAAAGAGGCCCATCATGGATTATCGTACGGACGGAGACGACCTCGACGATATTCTCTCCGAGCAACGCAGGGAGCTCATGGCGGCCCAAACTCTAGACTCCGACCCCGAAAAGAGGCCGATCATGGATAACCATACGGGTGGACACGACCTCGACAATATTCTCTCCGAGCAACGCAGGGAGCTCATGGCGGCCCAAACTCTAGACTCCGACCTCGAAATGGCCTTCAAGCTCCAAATGCAGGAAGCCATGACCGCCTCTCTCGCCCTCGTACCCTCTTCGAGCTCGCACAACTCTCCACCGCCGTCGCCGCCTCACGAATGCTCAAACGACGCCGTCTTGGACATAGCCGCCGCTCTGATGCTCGAGGACGTCGAGCGATTCGCTCAGGAGCTCCAGGACCACGAACGCACGGTATTGGAAATGATGAAGGCGAAAGACGATCTCAGCCGTCGGATTCACGATCAGAAGTTCGCCGTCGAACTCCGCGACGTGCCCGAGGACTATTGGGCCCAGCACGGCGAGTATTACCAGCGTCCGTACTGTACGGACGGCGCGTCATCATCAAAACCTGCGGTGGTGGTGGAGACTGAGAATTTGAGGCTGTATTGCAAGGGTTTGGTGAGCGAGGAGATGGTTAGGGATGTCAAGTCCGTGGTGGCCGGGGTGGGTGTCGCGATCTGCGACCCGATGGACAATCTAATATTCGAGGCGAGGAAGAATCTGGAGGCGGTGGTTGACGGCGTCATGCTGAGCAATGAGGCGGCGGAGCTCGAGGCCATCATTGAAGGGCTTAACAATGCTCTCACTCTTGACTTGGAAGCTGTGACCTTTTTCTGTGATGACTACATGATTTACCGATAT GTCACAAACAGAGTGCAACCTGGAAATAGCAAGGTTGCAACGTTAGTTAATCAAGTGGCTCTTCTACAGAAAAAATTTGAATATTGCAGCCCTTCTCTTGTGGCTCGTAGTGACATTAAGTTTGCACTTAAGATTGCAAGGGAGGCTATTGTTTCTCAGATCACCTGGCACGCAGAAACTAGTGAAGGAAAGAGTTTGAAGGAGACTTGTGTAATTTGCTTTGAAGAAATTGATGTTACTGAAATGTTTACAATCGATGGTTGTCTACACAGGTATTGCTTCTCTTGTATGAAACAACATGTGGAAGTAAAGTTTCTGAATGGGATGGTGGCAGGGTGCCCTCATGAAGGCTGTAAAACTGAGGTGAATATTGATAGCTGTGCAAAATTCTTGGCACCTAAACTAGTCGAGGCTATTAGCCAAAGAATCAAGGAATCTGCTATACCTGTTACGGACAAGGTTTATTGCCCAAATCCGAGGTGCTCTGCATTAATGTCTAACAACGAGGTCTTAGAATATACCAAAACTTCTTTTGTCGGTGCTGAGAAATCTGGAGCCAGGAGATGCAAGAAATGTCTTTACTATTTTTGTATCAATTGCAAGGTTCCTTGGCACTTCAATATGAACTGCTATGACTATAAGCTATTAAATCCCAATCCCTGCCCAGAAGATCAATTGCTGAACTCACTGGCTAAGAAGAAACACTGGCGTCAGTGCATCAAGTGCAGCAATATGGTCGAACTCGCAGAAGGTTGTTACCACATAACTTGCAG ATGTGGATACGAGTTTTGCTATACTTGTGGTGCTGAATGGAAGAACAAGAAAGCAACGTGTAAATGTAAAATCTGGGATGAGCGTAACATCATACGTGAACAGCCACAGCGATGA
- the LOC126589756 gene encoding E3 ubiquitin-protein ligase RSL1-like isoform X3: MAAQTLDSDHEKRPIMDDRTDGDDLDNILSEQRRELMAAQTLDSDLEMAFKLQMQEAMTASLALVPSSSSHNSPPPSPPHECSNDAVLDIAAALMLEDVERFAQELQDHERTVLEMMKAKDDLSRRIHDQKFAVELRDVPEDYWAQHGEYYQRPYCTDGASSSKPAVVVETENLRLYCKGLVSEEMVRDVKSVVAGVGVAICDPMDNLIFEARKNLEAVVDGVMLSNEAAELEAIIEGLNNALTLDLEAVTFFCDDYMIYRYVTNRVQPGNSKVATLVNQVALLQKKFEYCSPSLVARSDIKFALKIAREAIVSQITWHAETSEGKSLKETCVICFEEIDVTEMFTIDGCLHRYCFSCMKQHVEVKFLNGMVAGCPHEGCKTEVNIDSCAKFLAPKLVEAISQRIKESAIPVTDKVYCPNPRCSALMSNNEVLEYTKTSFVGAEKSGARRCKKCLYYFCINCKVPWHFNMNCYDYKLLNPNPCPEDQLLNSLAKKKHWRQCIKCSNMVELAEGCYHITCRCGYEFCYTCGAEWKNKKATCKCKIWDERNIIREQPQR, translated from the exons ATGGCGGCCCAAACTCTGGACTCCGATCACGAAAAGAGGCCGATCATGGATGATCGTACGGACGGAGACGAC CTCGACAATATTCTCTCCGAGCAACGCAGGGAGCTCATGGCGGCCCAAACTCTAGACTCCGACCTCGAAATGGCCTTCAAGCTCCAAATGCAGGAAGCCATGACCGCCTCTCTCGCCCTCGTACCCTCTTCGAGCTCGCACAACTCTCCACCGCCGTCGCCGCCTCACGAATGCTCAAACGACGCCGTCTTGGACATAGCCGCCGCTCTGATGCTCGAGGACGTCGAGCGATTCGCTCAGGAGCTCCAGGACCACGAACGCACGGTATTGGAAATGATGAAGGCGAAAGACGATCTCAGCCGTCGGATTCACGATCAGAAGTTCGCCGTCGAACTCCGCGACGTGCCCGAGGACTATTGGGCCCAGCACGGCGAGTATTACCAGCGTCCGTACTGTACGGACGGCGCGTCATCATCAAAACCTGCGGTGGTGGTGGAGACTGAGAATTTGAGGCTGTATTGCAAGGGTTTGGTGAGCGAGGAGATGGTTAGGGATGTCAAGTCCGTGGTGGCCGGGGTGGGTGTCGCGATCTGCGACCCGATGGACAATCTAATATTCGAGGCGAGGAAGAATCTGGAGGCGGTGGTTGACGGCGTCATGCTGAGCAATGAGGCGGCGGAGCTCGAGGCCATCATTGAAGGGCTTAACAATGCTCTCACTCTTGACTTGGAAGCTGTGACCTTTTTCTGTGATGACTACATGATTTACCGATAT GTCACAAACAGAGTGCAACCTGGAAATAGCAAGGTTGCAACGTTAGTTAATCAAGTGGCTCTTCTACAGAAAAAATTTGAATATTGCAGCCCTTCTCTTGTGGCTCGTAGTGACATTAAGTTTGCACTTAAGATTGCAAGGGAGGCTATTGTTTCTCAGATCACCTGGCACGCAGAAACTAGTGAAGGAAAGAGTTTGAAGGAGACTTGTGTAATTTGCTTTGAAGAAATTGATGTTACTGAAATGTTTACAATCGATGGTTGTCTACACAGGTATTGCTTCTCTTGTATGAAACAACATGTGGAAGTAAAGTTTCTGAATGGGATGGTGGCAGGGTGCCCTCATGAAGGCTGTAAAACTGAGGTGAATATTGATAGCTGTGCAAAATTCTTGGCACCTAAACTAGTCGAGGCTATTAGCCAAAGAATCAAGGAATCTGCTATACCTGTTACGGACAAGGTTTATTGCCCAAATCCGAGGTGCTCTGCATTAATGTCTAACAACGAGGTCTTAGAATATACCAAAACTTCTTTTGTCGGTGCTGAGAAATCTGGAGCCAGGAGATGCAAGAAATGTCTTTACTATTTTTGTATCAATTGCAAGGTTCCTTGGCACTTCAATATGAACTGCTATGACTATAAGCTATTAAATCCCAATCCCTGCCCAGAAGATCAATTGCTGAACTCACTGGCTAAGAAGAAACACTGGCGTCAGTGCATCAAGTGCAGCAATATGGTCGAACTCGCAGAAGGTTGTTACCACATAACTTGCAG ATGTGGATACGAGTTTTGCTATACTTGTGGTGCTGAATGGAAGAACAAGAAAGCAACGTGTAAATGTAAAATCTGGGATGAGCGTAACATCATACGTGAACAGCCACAGCGATGA